The DNA region TGATGTTGGTCTTCTCTAGGCCGATGCCCTCGGTGCGGGGCGCGCGGCCCACGGCCATCAGCACCTTCTCCGCCTCCTTCGACTGCGGCTTGCCGTTCGAGTCGGTCCAGGTCACCTTCACGCCGCCCTTGGTCTTCTCGATCTTCGTGTCCTTGATGGAGAGGTGCACGTCGATGCCGCGCTTCTTGAACTGGCGCAGCAGCTCCTTGGATATCTCCTCGTCCTCGACCGGCACGACGCGCGGCAGTACCTCGAGCACGGTCACGTCCGCGCCGAAGCTCTTGAAGATCGACGCAAACTCAACGCCCACTGCGCCCGACCCGATAACAATCAGCGACTTCGGCGCCTGGGCGATCTTCAGGATCTCGTAGTTCGTCAGGATGGTGTCGTCGGGCTTGTAGCCGGGGAGAACGCGGGCGTCGGAGCCGGTGGCAAGGACGACCTTCTTCGCTTTGATGGTATCGGTTTTACCGTCGGCGAGTTTGACGCTGATGGTGAAGACGCCGTCCTTCGCCGGGCCGGTCAATGTGCCGAAGCCCTTGAAGGTGGTGATCTTGTTCTTCTTCATCAGGAAGTCGAGGCCCTTGGTGTGGCGCGTGATGACGTCGTCCTTGCGCGCCATCACGTTCTTCCAGTTGAGCTTGGGCGCGGAGACGCCGTCGATTCCGTAGGTCTCGCCGTGCTTGAGGTGGTCCCATATCTCGGCCGTATGCAGCAGGGCCTTGGTCGGGATGCAGCCCCAGAGCAGGCATGTGCCGCCCAGGCGGTCGTTTGCGTCGACCAGCGCCACCTTCAGTCCATACTGCGCCGCGCGAATGCCCGAGGTGTAACCCGCAGGGCCGCCACCAAGAACTACAACGTCAAAGATCGTATCTGCCAAAGCCATCTCCTTCTCGAGGTACCCCAGACATTTTAGAGTACCGAAGCTGTCAAGGGCTTCAGCCTGGCCGATAACCGGGTCGCCCCGCGCCGGGCATGATGCAGGCAGAGCTAGCGGTTGCGCGCAGCCACCGCCCCGCGCGCGGAGAATTCGGGATTTCGCTCCTCACCCACCGCAAGGCCGCAGTTCACGCACTGCAGCTTTCCCGGGAAGGTCAACCCGTACTGTCCGCGTTTGAGGTAGCTCCGCAGGCAGCCGGGACACTTCCACTCGCTCAACAGATACCCCATCGCAAGCCACATCAGCAGGTAGGGCACAACAAGGAAGAACCACGCGTCGCCCGCCAGGTACATGGACAGCGCCGTAAAGGGAAGGAAGCCTGTCAATAGCGCGGTCTGGATCGCCAACCGTAGGTAGAGTCCGCGCCATACTGTTTGTTTGTGGGCACTTTGGGCGTACATCTCAGCAGCCATTCTCCGCGTCCATCATCGGATATTGTCGAGGGAATTCTTACAAATCCCGCTCCTGTAATCCAGATAGTAGATGCGCAAAGGATTGCACGGCGATGTGCAGGGGGATGAAAATAGTGCGGAGGCTGTCCCATGTGCCGGAATATCAGGATGCTGTTCAACTTCGATCCGCCCGTCACCGACGACGAGATCCGCGCCGCCTCCTTGCAGTTCGTGCGCAAGATCAGCGGCTTCAGCAAGCCGTCGAAGGCAAACGAGCAGATATTCAACGAGGCCGTCGAAGGTGTGATGCAGGTCTCGGCGATGCTGCTGCGTTCGCTTGAAACCACCGCCGAACCGAAGAACCGCGAAGAAGAGGCCGCAAAGGCAAAGGCGCGGAGTGCTCTGCGCTATCAAAACTGAACCGGCGCCGGGTGCCCCAGTCCTGGTCATATTAGGACGCAGGTTTTATCTGTCCTTGCGGTAGAGCAAGTCCTTGATCGCGGCCCGGCGGTGCGCGTTCTGCTCCTTGTTGCCCGCGTCGAGCGTTCCTTTTTCGCTGGCCTCTTCGTCTTCAACGCTGCACGTGGGACAGCGATTGGCAAAGCCAGGCTTGCCGGGTTTCAACTCAAACTCTTCGCCACATACTGCACATGTTTTGATCGGGAACGGCATAACGTCTCCATGATAACGTCGCGTCATCTCCCGTTCCAGCCCCTCGGATCGAGGGAATACAGCAATTTGAGTGTCCCGGTCTATCGCCGGTATTGTTCGTCGCTAACCTGCTCCATCCAGTCGACGACCTTGCCGTCCAACCGCTCCTGAACGGCAAGGTGCGTCATCGCCGTGGCCGGCGTCGCGCCGTGCCAGTGCTTTTCGTTTGGCGCGAACCAGACTACGTCGCCGGGGCGGATCTCTTCGACGGTACCGCCTTCGCGCTGCGCCCATCCGCAGCCAGCGGTGACGATCAGCGTCTGGCCCAGTGGATGCGTGTGCCACGCGGTTCGCGCTCCCGGCTCAAAGGTCACGCTGGCACCAGCGACCAGCGCCGGGTCGGGCGCCTGAAACAGCGGGTCGATGCGCACCGTGCCGGTAAACCAGTCTGAAGGGCCTTTGCCTGAGGGCTGTGAACCTGCGCGCGTGATCTCCATGTGCGGGATTCTACGCCTCCATGACAATACTCCGCAGACAACGCCGGGTGCCCCACATCCCGGGCTTGAGATGTGGGACGACCCCGGCAGGGTTCGAGCTTCGTTCGAATGAACCCATACATGCCGCGATGAGACTGCGTCATGTATAGGGCACCGCTATTGCCCATTGAGAAGAGCTACTTCGTCAGCTTCAGCATCACGGCGCCGTGGCGTGGGATGGTAAAGACGTCGGTGTCCTTGAGGACGCCGAGGTCCTTATGCTCCCAGAGGTCGCGGGCATGAGCTGTTCCGCTGGGGAAGCCTGCCTCCTTGAGGTGAAGACGCAGACCGCGCATCGTGCTGCGGTTGTTGGCGAGGTTGAAGATGGCG from Acidobacteriota bacterium includes:
- a CDS encoding DUF2277 domain-containing protein encodes the protein MCRNIRMLFNFDPPVTDDEIRAASLQFVRKISGFSKPSKANEQIFNEAVEGVMQVSAMLLRSLETTAEPKNREEEAAKAKARSALRYQN
- a CDS encoding cupin domain-containing protein; protein product: MEITRAGSQPSGKGPSDWFTGTVRIDPLFQAPDPALVAGASVTFEPGARTAWHTHPLGQTLIVTAGCGWAQREGGTVEEIRPGDVVWFAPNEKHWHGATPATAMTHLAVQERLDGKVVDWMEQVSDEQYRR
- the lpdA gene encoding dihydrolipoyl dehydrogenase — protein: MADTIFDVVVLGGGPAGYTSGIRAAQYGLKVALVDANDRLGGTCLLWGCIPTKALLHTAEIWDHLKHGETYGIDGVSAPKLNWKNVMARKDDVITRHTKGLDFLMKKNKITTFKGFGTLTGPAKDGVFTISVKLADGKTDTIKAKKVVLATGSDARVLPGYKPDDTILTNYEILKIAQAPKSLIVIGSGAVGVEFASIFKSFGADVTVLEVLPRVVPVEDEEISKELLRQFKKRGIDVHLSIKDTKIEKTKGGVKVTWTDSNGKPQSKEAEKVLMAVGRAPRTEGIGLEKTNIKPERGFIMTNEWMETTEPGVYAIGDIVGGMPQLAHVGAMAGLVVAARIAGKYAKAINRLRIPGCTYTEPQIGSVGLTEAQAKEKGYNVKVGKFPFVGNSKATILDAHDGFVKVVTDAKYGEILGVHIIGPYATEIIAEAVTAMQLEATVEEMMFTIHAHPTVAEALLDAFSSVEGKAINV